The uncultured Campylobacter sp. DNA segment AAGAAACTTTTTTTCGTTTTTGGCAGTTGGGTATCCCTGCGCTACGAGATAGTCTATGCAAAGCTGCACGGCAGGCATATTGCCCGCTACGAAAAAATCATATACGAGGAAAGTGAACTTCTGGGCATCGGGCTGGCGGGTGAACTTAAATCCCTTTTCGATAAATTTAGCAACGGCGGTTTGCTGTTTTTTAGTCTCGGCTAAAGTTGCCAATTGTTCAAAAACATCATTCATTTTATCTCCTTTGTTATTTAAAAATTTTATTTATCGCGGCAGACGGATCCGCCATAAACTCCTCAAAGCTACAAAGTAGCGTAAAAACTCCGTGTTCGTAGTCTGCGCTAGCTAGCATTTTACTGCTAGGATGCCATACCAAAAACCCGTCCGCTCCGTATCTATCCGCATCTATAAGAAGGTCTAGAAATTTTTTATTTTTCCACTTTACCTCCCTTACGTCGCCAAGCGAGGCAAACTCTATAAAGCCCGTATATTCGCACCCCGGCAGCAACACGCGCCTGTCGTTTGAACGTAGCAAAGAAACAAGTCCCTTTGGCAGTTTGTAGGACTTTAGCTTCTTTAGGCGCTCCTCATCGTCGTGCCAAGCGGACGGCTCTACGGATTTTATATACAGGGCTACCTCTTTGCGCTCGTTTCGCAGCGCGTAGTGATAGGCGCGCTCGCCGTATTTATCCTCGTAGCTAAGGTCTGCGCCAAGCTCTATAAGGCGCTTTACTAACGCAAGATCCGCATACGAGGCGGCCGCCTGAAGCGCGGATGCGTTATACGGATACACGGTATCTGGTTCGCAGTAGTTTACGTCAAAACCGCACTGAATGAGCCGCTCTATCAGCTTGCCAAGCCCTTCCATAGCCGCTTCTCTAAGCGTCGTGCCGTCGGGAACGAGCCTAAAGCCGTTTTCTATAAGCAAAAGGGCTATTTCTTCGTTTTTACCGTATATGGCAGCTTTTAGCGAGCTGATATGAGCGTGGGCATTTACGTCCGCGCCGCACTTTATAAGCCGCTTAATCAAAGACGGATCGTCGCCGTATTCGCAAGCTTCGATAAAAAGCTCGCTAGTTATCTTTGCGCCTTCGTCCAAAAGAAAATAAAGCGCGTCTTTTTTATCGTTATAAAACGCGATTTGCAAAGGAGTTTGCAAATCGTCCTGCGCGGGCAGCTTTTCGTTTACGTCCCAGCCTTTGGCAAGAAGTGCCTTTAGAGCGGTTAAATTTTCGCTCAAAATAAGCTCCGTGATTTTAGCAGGCTCTAAAAGCTCGGTTTTATCGGTTAAATTTTCTTTCATATTTTTCCTTTATCTTGGCGTAACGCTTACGTTAAATTTGCGCGTTTACGGGCCAAATTCGCTTTTAAATTTTACTATTCGTTCTTAAATTTTAGCGCCTAAGCTAATTAGCGACCGAGGGCAAATCCTCAAAAACGACGTGTTCGTCTAAATTTGCATCCTTTATCAGCTTAGCAAAGCGCTCCGAATAAAACAGTTTTGTTTGGTGCCGCGTATCTCGCCCTAAGACGAAATCCTCGGGGATGCGCGAATTTAGGCATATATCGCCGATAAAATATTCGCCGCCCTCGCTCAAATATATCTTTTGGCTGCGCTCTTCGTTTATAACGTCAGATGTTTGCAGGGCGTTTATTATGCGGTAGTCCTCTATCGTCCCGTCTTTGCAGTGCAGCCTTAAGCGCACGGGCTGCGTTTGCGCGTATTTTATAAAAATTTCGCAAAGCGCGGGGCTAACTACCGCAACGTCTCCTAGCATATCGTTATGGATAAAATGTAAATTTCTAACCTTGCTAATCGGCGCGGATATATATAAATCATAAACGAAATCATCCTCTATCCGCTGCGATTTTATCAAATTTAACATATTTGCCGCGCTAAGCCCCTCCGGCATAGTCGCTATCCAAGATTGTCGGTAGCTATTTTTAAATTTCATAATCTTCATATAATCTCCGTTATTTTAAAGCCTGCCGTTTTTAAATTTAACGCGGCCTTTTAAAATTTTAGCGTCGTCGCGGCGGTAGTTTTCGCGCAAAAACGCCGTCAAACCCTGCAAAAAGCTTGTCTTGTCCATTTATCTTCCTTTACTTTGCGAATTTATTTTAGCGGTTTAAATTTAGCCGTCTAAATTTATAAGCCGGATTATAAAAAGTCCAAGTCCTCCGCTTTAAAAAATCCCTGCGATACGGCCTTGTTAAACGCCAGCATAAAAGCCTCGTCCCGCTGCGGCATTTTGACGGCGCCGCCTAGAGTCGGCTTTATCTTTTCGTATTCGCGCCACAAGATGTGTTCGCTAGGCACGCGCGTCGTTAGGCCTCTTTCTTCGCGTAGCTTTAAAAAATATAAAATCTCTACCGGAAAAAGATAAAAAGCCAGGCTAGTACACATCCAGCCGCTTTCTTTAGCCGACTGCTCGATGTGAAAGTCCAAGGCTAGCTCTATAGCCCGCTCTATATCCGAACAATCAGGCTCGTATAAAAGCCTAGTTAGCTCGCCGTAGCCGCTATCTTTTCGCTCAAATTTCAAAAACTCGCCCAAACGCTCGGTCGGCAAATTTTTACTCTTTGCCCACAGCTGCACGATAAATCTCGGAATATCGGTATGCTCTAGCTGCTCTTTAGCCTTTTCGTCTCGCTCGAAGTAGTAGAAAAACTCGCCTAAATAATCGGCGCGCTTTTTGTATCCTATCAGATAAAAATAAGCGAGCATAAAAGCCGTTCCCGCCTCGATGTCGCCGAAATGAGAGAGCTTAAAGTTCATCCAAGAGCCTTCAAGCGCGAGGTCTATATAGTCCCAGCCCTCGCTATCGCCTGCTAGCAGTCTTAAACAACCGTAATAACTCAAGTCCGCTTCGCGGTTAGACACCTGCATGATAGCCGTCCAGCCGGCATTTGGCTTGCCCGACCTTAGCGCTTTTTGAAACGTCTCGTAGGTGTACCCGCTCATAAAATAGAAATTTGAAACCGCTTTTTCGTAATGAGCGTTATCCTTCGTCCAGCTTTTATACTGATTTATGGCGCGTTTTAGCCTTTTTTCATGTATCGTCATAGTTTGTTTCATATCGTGCCTTTGTATTTCATAAATTTTAAAGATTGTATAAAACCGCGGGTAAATTTGAGATTAAGCGGGCTAAACTTCGCAGGCGACGGGTTAAATTTATCGGTTCGTTTTAAATTTAACCCGCCAGAGCAAGGCTAAAAGGGCTAAATTTGATATAATTAGCCCAAATTTAAACCAAGGAGAAAAAAATGCCTTTCGTAAATATCAAATTAGCCGCCCCGGAACCCACAAAAGAGCAAAAAAAGCAAATCATCGCCGAGGTCACGGACACGTTAGCGCGCGTGCTAGGCAAAGACCCCGCCGCGGTGCTAGTGATGATCGAGACTCTGGGCATGGATAGTATCGGTAAAAGCGGCCTAAGCCTAGAAGAGATCAGACAAAATAAGGAGAAAAAATGAGCGAATTTTCTAAAGAAGATTTGGAGCGAAAGATCACGCTAGCAGCGGGCGATACGGCGCCACAGTTTAGCCTAGAAAACAGCGACGGCGTAAGCGTCAGTCTAAAAGACTTCGTCGGTAAAAACGTCGTGCTATACTTTTATCCAAAAGACAACACTCCCGGCTGCACGACCGAAGCGTGCGAATTTAGCGCGCTTTACGGCGATTTTATAGCTAAAGACACCGTGATCGTGGGAGTAAGCCCCGATAGCGTCAAATCCCACGCCGCCTTTGCGCAAAAACAGAGCCTAAAGCACATCCTATTAAGCGACCCCGCGCACGAAGTCGCCAAACTCTACGGCGTCTGGCAGGTGAAGAAAAACTACGGCAAAGAGTATCTAGGCATCGCACGCTCGACCTTTGTGATCGGCAAAGACGGCAAGATCGCGAAGGTGTATAAGAGCGTGAAGGCGAAAAAGCATGCGGCGAAGGTGCTAGCTGATCTAGTTAAATAAATTTACTTGGAGGCTCTTCTCGCGAGTGTCTTTAACGGAGCTAGTAAAAATTTAGCTCGGCGGACTATCTTGTCCAGCCTGCGCTAAATTTTTACGTCGCAACCCTTAAATCCATCTCGCGATACTTCGCCTTGATTTTTTTGCACTCAAATTTGGCTAAATTTGTAAATTTCGGCTTCAAATTTTACTCGCCCAAATTCGCGTCATGAAAATGTAAATTTAAAACACGCAGTAAATAAAACGCAAAAAACCGCAAAAGCTCGCAGGCAAAAATGCACGTCAATCGTATCTTTTGCCTTTAGATCCACATGCCTTGCCGCTACCGCAACCGCAGTCTTTTTGCCTAAACTCTTTTGCGTAAACGAAATATCCCGCCCCGATTGCTATCACGATCAAAATCGCCGCGTTAAATTTATAAAATAACTTAAAAGAAACAAGACAAAAGACCTCTGTTTTTGTTTTTAAATTTACGCGCTTAGCTCGCCTGATATGCGCCTATCAAAATTTAATCCTATGCGCCGTTTGCGTTTAGAGATAGTTAAAGTTATGCCTTTACCG contains these protein-coding regions:
- a CDS encoding ankyrin repeat domain-containing protein, with translation MKENLTDKTELLEPAKITELILSENLTALKALLAKGWDVNEKLPAQDDLQTPLQIAFYNDKKDALYFLLDEGAKITSELFIEACEYGDDPSLIKRLIKCGADVNAHAHISSLKAAIYGKNEEIALLLIENGFRLVPDGTTLREAAMEGLGKLIERLIQCGFDVNYCEPDTVYPYNASALQAAASYADLALVKRLIELGADLSYEDKYGERAYHYALRNERKEVALYIKSVEPSAWHDDEERLKKLKSYKLPKGLVSLLRSNDRRVLLPGCEYTGFIEFASLGDVREVKWKNKKFLDLLIDADRYGADGFLVWHPSSKMLASADYEHGVFTLLCSFEEFMADPSAAINKIFK
- a CDS encoding 4-oxalocrotonate tautomerase family protein; its protein translation is MPFVNIKLAAPEPTKEQKKQIIAEVTDTLARVLGKDPAAVLVMIETLGMDSIGKSGLSLEEIRQNKEKK
- the bcp gene encoding thioredoxin-dependent thiol peroxidase produces the protein MSEFSKEDLERKITLAAGDTAPQFSLENSDGVSVSLKDFVGKNVVLYFYPKDNTPGCTTEACEFSALYGDFIAKDTVIVGVSPDSVKSHAAFAQKQSLKHILLSDPAHEVAKLYGVWQVKKNYGKEYLGIARSTFVIGKDGKIAKVYKSVKAKKHAAKVLADLVK